Proteins found in one Mesorhizobium sp. CAU 1732 genomic segment:
- a CDS encoding ABC transporter permease: MIVPSFIRSAAKPLRLVLADRLAVIGLAVLSVIIAMAFAAPLLSPFDPRAVNEIEDGSVLVRTQDGDAGIVWRLEDSLGPLAIQAADDDSLGNGIAVGREGSAFRFAAGQGWTPIDTAVATDLNGVALGDDGRAIAVGTNGTILLLDGASSQTIDAPASASLNAVTWIDANSALMVGAGEEIWRLDLTPTPQITEIKSPVGRGFPLFAVARDHDGTVLAVGDRGLAIRYDPASGAATMERLGTSRQLNGLHISENGHALAVGERGTAMSRMGADARWSEDTVGEMRAMRAGWIGNDGRAVAVGRNGMIVEREAGSADWTRSTAESERHFRAVMVAGDTVFALGSDRFVNRLAAPSGTHWFGTDHLGRDLFSQNVHGSRIALLVGFLGALLVVLIGTNVGLVAGYYRGRTETVLMRTVDVMYGIPFEPFALILVLLFEPSLTIVILAVSLLTWRTVARLIRSQVLSLRERPFVKAARVAGASDLRIMYLHIFPNVMPLVFLELAIIVGVSIIAEATLSFLGLGPPQSISWGGILHNARLSGAWRTAWWWNLPPGFFIMTTVLSVFFISRSLELIANPRLRARQ; the protein is encoded by the coding sequence ATGATCGTTCCATCGTTTATCCGGAGCGCCGCCAAGCCGCTGCGCCTCGTGCTGGCCGACAGGCTGGCGGTCATCGGCCTTGCCGTGCTGTCGGTCATCATCGCGATGGCCTTCGCCGCCCCGCTGCTTTCGCCCTTCGATCCGCGTGCCGTCAACGAAATCGAGGACGGTTCGGTGCTGGTGCGCACGCAGGATGGCGACGCCGGGATCGTCTGGCGGCTGGAAGACTCGCTCGGCCCGCTCGCCATTCAGGCCGCCGACGACGACAGCCTGGGCAACGGCATTGCCGTAGGCCGCGAAGGCAGCGCCTTCCGTTTTGCGGCAGGCCAAGGCTGGACGCCCATCGACACCGCTGTGGCGACCGACCTGAACGGCGTGGCGCTCGGCGACGACGGCCGTGCCATCGCGGTCGGAACCAACGGAACGATCCTGCTGCTCGACGGCGCATCGTCGCAGACGATCGACGCTCCTGCCTCCGCATCACTCAACGCCGTCACATGGATCGACGCGAACTCCGCCCTGATGGTTGGGGCCGGCGAGGAAATCTGGCGGCTCGACCTGACGCCGACGCCACAAATTACCGAGATCAAGAGCCCGGTCGGTCGCGGCTTCCCGCTTTTTGCGGTGGCACGCGATCATGACGGAACGGTGCTGGCGGTCGGCGACCGCGGGCTTGCGATCCGCTACGACCCTGCAAGCGGTGCAGCGACGATGGAACGGCTTGGCACCTCGCGCCAGTTGAACGGCCTGCATATCTCGGAAAACGGCCACGCACTCGCAGTCGGCGAGCGCGGCACCGCCATGAGCCGCATGGGCGCCGACGCGCGCTGGAGCGAAGACACGGTCGGTGAAATGCGCGCCATGCGCGCCGGCTGGATCGGCAACGACGGCCGCGCCGTGGCCGTGGGCCGCAACGGCATGATCGTGGAGCGGGAAGCAGGCAGCGCAGACTGGACGCGCTCGACTGCCGAAAGCGAGCGGCATTTCCGCGCCGTGATGGTTGCCGGCGACACGGTTTTCGCGCTCGGATCGGACCGGTTCGTCAATCGTCTGGCAGCACCCAGCGGCACGCACTGGTTCGGCACCGACCATCTTGGCCGCGACCTGTTCAGCCAGAATGTGCACGGCTCGCGCATCGCGCTGCTCGTCGGCTTCCTCGGCGCGCTGCTGGTGGTGCTGATCGGCACCAATGTCGGTCTCGTCGCGGGCTACTATCGCGGCCGCACGGAAACGGTCCTGATGCGCACCGTGGACGTGATGTACGGCATTCCGTTCGAGCCGTTCGCGCTGATCCTCGTGCTCCTGTTCGAACCGAGCCTGACCATCGTGATCCTCGCCGTTTCGCTGCTGACGTGGCGGACCGTGGCGCGGCTTATCCGCAGCCAAGTGCTGTCGCTGCGCGAACGGCCTTTCGTGAAGGCCGCGCGCGTGGCCGGCGCATCCGATCTGCGGATCATGTACCTGCACATCTTCCCGAACGTGATGCCGCTGGTGTTCCTCGAACTGGCGATCATCGTCGGCGTGTCGATCATTGCCGAAGCGACATTGTCGTTCCTGGGCCTTGGGCCGCCCCAGTCAATCTCGTGGGGCGGAATCCTCCACAACGCCCGGCTTTCCGGCGCATGGCGCACGGCCTGGTGGTGGAACCTGCCGCCCGGATTCTTCATCATGACTACGGTGCTTTCGGTGTTCTTCATCTCGCGTTCGCTTGAACTCATCGCCAATCCGCGACTGAGGGCACGCCAATGA
- a CDS encoding dipeptide ABC transporter ATP-binding protein: MTETLLKVTDLAIHYRTGAGPVRAVDGIDFDIKPGESLGLVGESGCGKTTAAKGMLRLLPPNGEIPSGRIEFGGRDLVPLDEESMRRVRWKDIAWISQAAMNALDPVYRVGDQIVEAMQAHITIDKKDAWAHGETLFRAVGIDPSRLHAYPHEMSGGMKQRAIIAMAMALGPALVIADEPTTALDVVTQAQILARLGRLRRERGMSLLFITHDISVVVQTCDRVAVMYGGKIVETGPVRSVFRNPAHPYTMGLTNAFPTLEGAQRELISIPGTPPNLLDPPTGCRFAARCPFAEERCIAEAPVFHKVDAEHATACHFPEKAEEFRHIAARNDTWAKVGQRLGEEVTAAAPRTRSDSETNVFEVKGLKRHFPVAGGFMSSFSGKEERKVHAVDGIDFELRSGEILGLAGESGSGKTTTAEMLVKLQEATEGEIRFAGTDVAQLKGKGLKAFRRSAQMVFQDPYQTLNPRFTIADIVGEPLKIHGLAKGDALKQKVNQALERAGLKPAETYLERYPHELSGGQRQRVAIARAIVLEPSFIVADEPVSMLDVSIRAGVLNLMRRFRDELGISFVYVSHDLPTIRYVADRTAIMYLGEIVEMGPTEAVISKRKHPYTQLLLDASPEPDPEIVKPPLEAAGEIPSAIEPPNGCRFHTRCPLATPECGWEGRDVKAAIDARVIEGVAPAHLGKASVDGLDIVIDTTGDADAASEELAAIMSGRSPALAQIARVSKLDGKLHVAFDAKSPPKMRKLEDGHSVACVLYA, from the coding sequence ATGACCGAAACGCTTCTCAAGGTCACCGACCTTGCCATTCACTACCGGACGGGTGCTGGCCCGGTCCGGGCGGTCGATGGCATCGACTTCGACATCAAGCCCGGTGAATCGCTCGGGCTGGTGGGCGAATCCGGCTGCGGCAAGACCACTGCCGCCAAGGGCATGCTGCGCCTTTTGCCGCCGAACGGGGAAATTCCCAGCGGGCGGATTGAATTCGGCGGGCGCGATCTCGTGCCGCTGGACGAGGAATCCATGCGCCGCGTGCGCTGGAAGGACATCGCCTGGATCAGCCAGGCGGCGATGAACGCGCTCGACCCGGTCTACCGGGTCGGCGACCAGATCGTGGAGGCCATGCAGGCCCACATCACGATCGACAAGAAAGACGCGTGGGCGCATGGCGAGACGCTGTTTCGCGCCGTCGGCATCGACCCGTCGCGCCTGCATGCCTACCCGCACGAGATGTCGGGCGGCATGAAGCAGCGCGCCATCATCGCGATGGCGATGGCGCTGGGCCCCGCATTGGTGATCGCCGACGAGCCGACGACCGCGCTCGATGTGGTGACGCAGGCGCAGATCCTCGCTCGGCTCGGCCGGCTGCGGCGCGAGCGCGGCATGTCGTTGCTGTTCATCACGCACGACATCTCCGTGGTGGTGCAGACATGCGACCGCGTGGCGGTGATGTATGGCGGCAAGATCGTCGAGACCGGGCCGGTTCGCTCGGTGTTCCGCAACCCGGCGCATCCCTACACGATGGGCCTGACCAACGCGTTTCCGACGCTGGAAGGGGCGCAGCGCGAGCTGATCTCGATCCCCGGCACGCCGCCGAACCTGCTCGACCCGCCGACAGGCTGCCGCTTTGCCGCGCGCTGCCCGTTTGCCGAAGAGCGCTGCATCGCCGAAGCTCCTGTGTTCCACAAGGTCGATGCAGAGCACGCGACGGCCTGCCACTTCCCCGAAAAGGCGGAAGAGTTCCGCCACATCGCCGCACGCAACGATACGTGGGCGAAGGTCGGGCAGCGGCTCGGCGAGGAAGTCACGGCAGCGGCACCACGCACGCGATCGGACAGTGAAACGAACGTGTTCGAGGTGAAGGGGCTGAAGCGGCACTTCCCTGTTGCGGGCGGCTTCATGTCGTCTTTCTCCGGCAAGGAAGAGCGCAAGGTGCACGCGGTCGACGGCATCGACTTCGAGCTGCGGTCGGGCGAAATCCTCGGGCTTGCGGGCGAATCCGGTTCCGGCAAGACGACCACCGCCGAGATGCTGGTCAAGCTGCAGGAAGCCACCGAGGGCGAAATCCGCTTTGCCGGCACCGATGTCGCGCAACTGAAAGGCAAGGGCCTCAAGGCGTTCCGGCGCTCGGCGCAGATGGTGTTCCAGGACCCGTATCAGACGCTCAACCCGCGCTTCACCATCGCCGATATCGTCGGCGAGCCGCTGAAGATTCACGGGCTGGCGAAGGGTGACGCGCTCAAGCAGAAGGTGAACCAGGCGCTTGAACGTGCCGGGCTGAAGCCGGCCGAGACCTATCTCGAGCGCTACCCGCACGAGCTTTCGGGCGGGCAGCGCCAGCGTGTCGCGATTGCGCGCGCCATCGTGCTCGAACCGAGCTTCATCGTTGCCGACGAACCGGTGTCGATGCTGGACGTGTCGATCCGCGCCGGCGTGCTGAACCTGATGCGGCGCTTCCGCGACGAGCTTGGCATTTCGTTCGTCTATGTCAGCCACGATCTGCCGACGATCCGCTACGTCGCGGACCGCACGGCGATCATGTATCTCGGCGAGATCGTCGAGATGGGGCCGACCGAGGCGGTGATCTCGAAGCGCAAGCACCCGTATACGCAGCTTCTGCTCGACGCGAGCCCGGAGCCCGATCCGGAAATCGTCAAGCCGCCGCTGGAGGCCGCGGGCGAAATCCCGAGCGCCATCGAGCCGCCGAACGGGTGTCGTTTCCACACACGCTGCCCGCTGGCGACGCCGGAATGCGGCTGGGAAGGCCGGGACGTGAAGGCCGCCATCGACGCACGCGTCATCGAGGGCGTGGCGCCGGCACATCTCGGCAAGGCGAGCGTGGACGGGCTGGACATCGTCATCGACACGACCGGCGATGCGGATGCGGCGAGCGAGGAACTGGCCGCGATCATGTCGGGCCGCAGCCCGGCGCTGGCACAAATTGCCCGCGTGTCGAAGCTTGACGGCAAGCTGCATGTCGCCTTCGACGCGAAGTCACCGCCGAAAATGCGCAAGCTCGAAGACGGCCACAGCGTGGCCTGCGTTCTCTACGCTTGA
- a CDS encoding ABC transporter substrate-binding protein: MKATGFASALLASTMLVGAANANASDISIAITEGITGYNPYANSAVLVGMTWCQVYGCLTRWDFEEGRFVPFLAEDIRPDGEKSWLVRLRDDWLRHNGDPLRSEDIVHSIDRTRSDPDSVSQASVHYIDRVEIVDDRTLRIHTTEPIATLPNYLATIQITSKAIHDEHGARDADRLHPYGAGPYRLVDLQADSHMVLERVDDHPLIGTENPRRMIFRVMIEPEQRVTALANGEIQLAQNIPPQLRDRVDSLGNASAKTVASAEMMFLAMQPTSAPFDDARMRKAVCHAINRDAIVSALLGDNATKLNGAVADGQLGYRESAEEMQPFDPDRTRRLLEEVGYDGSPLVLQTPVGRYTSDRQISEAIVAMLQDAGINAQLQTPEWPVLWSGVQAGNVEFYYMGRGNMLDPSPALAQYFETGGSPRLKYSNPQVDELLKRERVEFDLDLRRDLLADAMEAIVRDDAACFLWNHHIIWGVADSIAYEPSKGDRVNGWEIQLKGQ, from the coding sequence TTGAAAGCAACCGGATTCGCCAGCGCACTTCTCGCATCGACAATGCTCGTGGGAGCCGCGAACGCAAACGCCTCGGACATTTCGATCGCGATCACCGAGGGCATCACCGGCTACAACCCCTACGCCAACTCGGCCGTGCTCGTCGGCATGACATGGTGCCAGGTGTATGGCTGTCTGACGCGCTGGGACTTCGAGGAAGGCCGCTTCGTGCCATTCCTTGCCGAGGACATCCGGCCAGATGGCGAAAAGAGCTGGCTCGTGCGCCTGCGCGACGACTGGCTGCGCCACAATGGTGATCCCCTCAGGTCGGAAGACATCGTGCATTCCATCGATCGCACGCGCTCCGACCCGGACAGCGTCTCGCAGGCATCGGTGCATTACATCGACCGCGTAGAGATCGTGGATGACCGCACCTTGCGGATCCACACCACCGAGCCGATCGCTACCTTGCCGAACTATCTGGCAACGATCCAGATTACCTCGAAGGCGATCCATGACGAGCACGGCGCGCGCGACGCTGATCGGCTGCATCCCTACGGTGCCGGACCCTACAGGTTGGTCGACCTTCAAGCGGACAGCCACATGGTCCTGGAGCGTGTGGACGACCACCCACTCATCGGCACGGAAAATCCGCGTCGCATGATCTTCCGTGTCATGATCGAGCCCGAGCAGCGGGTCACGGCTCTGGCCAATGGCGAGATTCAGCTAGCGCAGAATATCCCGCCGCAATTGCGCGACCGCGTCGACAGCCTCGGCAATGCCTCGGCCAAGACGGTCGCGTCGGCCGAGATGATGTTCCTCGCCATGCAGCCGACGTCGGCGCCCTTCGACGACGCGCGCATGCGCAAGGCCGTCTGCCATGCGATCAACCGGGACGCCATCGTTTCGGCGCTTCTGGGCGACAACGCGACGAAGCTCAACGGCGCGGTTGCCGATGGCCAACTGGGATATCGGGAAAGCGCCGAGGAGATGCAGCCTTTCGATCCCGATCGAACACGACGCCTGCTCGAAGAGGTTGGTTATGACGGCTCGCCGCTCGTTCTTCAGACGCCTGTCGGCCGATACACGTCGGACAGGCAAATCTCCGAGGCGATCGTCGCGATGCTGCAGGATGCCGGCATCAACGCCCAACTGCAGACGCCTGAATGGCCGGTTCTGTGGAGCGGCGTGCAGGCGGGCAATGTCGAGTTCTATTATATGGGCCGCGGTAACATGCTCGATCCCTCCCCGGCCCTCGCGCAGTATTTCGAGACGGGAGGGTCGCCGCGTCTCAAATACTCCAATCCCCAGGTCGACGAGCTTCTCAAGCGCGAACGCGTCGAGTTTGATCTTGACCTGCGACGGGACTTGCTCGCCGACGCAATGGAGGCGATCGTGCGCGATGATGCGGCTTGTTTCCTGTGGAACCACCACATCATCTGGGGTGTCGCGGACAGCATCGCCTACGAACCCAGCAAGGGTGATCGGGTGAACGGTTGGGAGATTCAGTTGAAGGGACAGTGA
- a CDS encoding ABC transporter ATP-binding protein has protein sequence MNETSPNLLVSLRDLQVTFGRISEPAVKSFDLDIARGEVVALVGESGSGKSVTAKSLMRLIEFSGATIAKGEAWLHDDKGGRTDLFRLRQNEMQTIRGSRISMIFQDPMTSLNPVLTIGFQLREAVLRHRKMPTVEADRICLEALKQVRMSAPEQRLKQYPHELSGGMRQRVMIAMALALKPDLLIADEPTTALDVTVQAEILDLLKTIQRETGMSILFITHDMGVVAEIADRVVVMLKGERVETGEVRSVFEAPSHDYTRTLLAAAPKLGANPDAMPPFQPTADATPVLEVDGLVVRYPVHKGLLKRIVANVHAVENVSFKVHRGETLAIVGESGCGKSTTAKALMNLIEPTSGTIHLLGKNIASLSPLQMMSARADIQMIFQDPYASLNPRLTVEQIIAEPLDIHRRGDTASRRKEVAALIERVGLPAAAAKRYPHNFSGGQRQRICIARALALRPSVIIADEPVSALDVSIQAQILGLIEEIQNEFDVGILFISHDMAVVEKVSDRIAVMHLGEIVEIGPRDAVLRNPRHAYTKRLLDAVPVAHPALRKIRQLEARTIMSPTRPVGAEVSATQLSPIGDDHFVRIEAA, from the coding sequence ATGAACGAAACCTCCCCGAACCTGCTCGTCAGCCTGCGCGATCTCCAGGTCACGTTCGGCCGCATATCCGAACCTGCCGTGAAGTCGTTCGATCTCGACATCGCACGTGGCGAGGTCGTCGCATTGGTCGGCGAATCGGGTTCGGGGAAATCCGTCACGGCGAAATCGTTGATGCGGCTGATCGAGTTTTCCGGCGCCACGATTGCGAAGGGAGAAGCGTGGCTTCATGACGACAAGGGCGGGCGCACCGATCTCTTCCGCCTCCGCCAGAACGAGATGCAGACGATCCGTGGATCGCGCATCTCGATGATCTTCCAGGACCCGATGACGTCGCTCAACCCGGTCCTGACGATCGGTTTCCAGCTCCGCGAAGCCGTCCTGCGACACAGGAAGATGCCGACCGTTGAAGCTGACAGGATCTGCCTCGAGGCGCTGAAACAAGTTCGCATGTCGGCACCAGAGCAAAGGCTGAAGCAATATCCGCACGAGTTGTCCGGCGGCATGCGCCAGCGGGTGATGATCGCCATGGCGCTGGCATTGAAGCCCGATCTTCTGATCGCCGACGAACCGACGACGGCGCTCGACGTCACCGTCCAGGCTGAAATTCTCGATCTGCTCAAGACCATCCAGCGCGAAACCGGCATGTCCATCCTGTTCATCACGCACGACATGGGCGTAGTGGCGGAGATAGCCGACCGGGTTGTGGTCATGTTGAAGGGAGAGCGGGTCGAGACGGGGGAGGTGAGATCCGTCTTCGAGGCACCCTCCCACGACTACACGCGCACGCTTCTCGCCGCCGCGCCCAAGCTGGGCGCCAATCCCGACGCCATGCCGCCCTTCCAGCCGACCGCGGACGCGACCCCCGTCCTCGAGGTCGACGGGCTCGTGGTGCGCTACCCTGTCCACAAGGGGCTGCTCAAGCGCATCGTCGCCAACGTCCACGCCGTTGAGAATGTCTCCTTCAAGGTCCATCGCGGCGAAACGCTCGCCATCGTTGGCGAAAGCGGCTGCGGCAAGTCCACGACCGCCAAGGCTCTCATGAACCTCATCGAGCCAACCTCCGGCACGATCCACCTGCTGGGGAAGAACATCGCATCCCTGTCGCCATTGCAGATGATGTCGGCCCGGGCCGACATACAGATGATCTTCCAGGACCCTTATGCGTCGCTCAACCCACGTTTGACCGTCGAGCAGATCATCGCCGAACCCCTCGACATCCACAGGCGCGGAGACACGGCCTCGCGCCGAAAGGAAGTCGCTGCCCTTATCGAGCGTGTCGGGCTGCCTGCCGCCGCTGCAAAGCGCTATCCTCATAATTTCTCCGGGGGCCAGCGCCAGCGCATCTGTATCGCACGCGCGCTTGCCTTGCGGCCGAGCGTCATCATCGCGGACGAGCCCGTCTCCGCGCTGGACGTCTCGATCCAGGCGCAAATCCTCGGGTTGATCGAGGAAATCCAGAACGAGTTCGACGTCGGGATACTCTTCATCTCACACGACATGGCGGTGGTGGAGAAGGTCAGCGACCGGATTGCGGTCATGCATCTGGGCGAGATCGTCGAGATCGGCCCGCGCGACGCCGTGCTGCGCAATCCGCGTCACGCCTATACCAAACGGCTTCTGGATGCTGTGCCCGTCGCCCACCCTGCCCTGCGGAAGATACGCCAACTGGAAGCCCGCACCATCATGAGCCCGACACGACCCGTCGGCGCCGAGGTGTCGGCCACGCAACTCAGCCCGATCGGCGATGACCATTTCGTTCGCATCGAAGCGGCCTGA
- a CDS encoding Rid family hydrolase, whose amino-acid sequence MEIVKLGRVTRPGGPNIALGAGTDELVSVCLTAPDKSGTLAEQTVEILDIIEKHFKTVGTSRAKLLMVQIWLAEMSQFAEFREAWNTWIEGHEPPALSVVTGTTARRDCLVEIRAYAAP is encoded by the coding sequence ATGGAGATCGTCAAGCTTGGACGGGTAACGCGGCCCGGGGGGCCCAACATCGCCTTGGGCGCGGGAACGGATGAACTCGTCTCGGTCTGCCTGACGGCACCGGACAAATCCGGCACGCTCGCAGAACAGACCGTCGAGATTCTCGACATCATTGAAAAGCATTTCAAAACGGTCGGCACCTCGCGGGCAAAGCTGCTCATGGTCCAGATCTGGCTGGCCGAGATGTCGCAATTCGCCGAGTTCCGCGAGGCGTGGAACACCTGGATCGAGGGCCATGAACCGCCAGCCCTTTCCGTCGTGACCGGCACCACGGCCCGGCGCGACTGCCTCGTCGAAATCAGGGCCTACGCAGCGCCATGA
- a CDS encoding RidA family protein: MIERRHIDTLDGARRAQIAAQGNWIFFSGIHPETLDGDIKEQTRSALRRLDTLLAEMGEDQGSIFVVHVWLKDMRYFSAMNAAWNEWADAENPPARTCISGDLYREDLLVELVVTACRTKGE; the protein is encoded by the coding sequence ATGATCGAACGCAGACATATCGACACGCTCGACGGCGCACGGCGCGCTCAGATCGCAGCACAGGGCAACTGGATCTTCTTTTCCGGCATCCATCCCGAAACACTCGATGGCGACATCAAGGAACAGACGCGCTCGGCCCTGCGCCGCCTCGACACGCTTCTTGCCGAGATGGGCGAGGACCAGGGCTCGATCTTCGTCGTCCATGTCTGGTTGAAGGACATGCGGTATTTCAGCGCCATGAACGCGGCCTGGAACGAATGGGCCGACGCCGAGAACCCACCCGCGCGCACCTGCATTTCCGGCGACCTCTATCGCGAGGACCTGCTCGTCGAACTCGTCGTCACCGCCTGCCGCACCAAGGGAGAGTGA
- a CDS encoding ABC transporter permease encodes MTAATLSFHHRYSYLMAPKVLFGITVIALLVVAAIFAPLIAPYDPTRQDLMRAMTAPQWGGPHWLGTDHVGRDLLSRIIYGSRISLVIGLAVVIVSGAVGVFLGVVSGYFGGRTDSLIQKGLEVFWAFPPLLLAIAIVAFLGQGLGIIVIALASQRWIPYCRLARAETMALREREFVVAARSLGASPARILSRHILPNIVPSMVVVATFAMATAIISEAALSFLGLGVPPTIPTWGSMLADSRAYISTSWWMALFPGLAIFLTVLSINLVGDALRSHFDPKLKNI; translated from the coding sequence ATGACCGCTGCCACCCTCTCCTTCCATCACCGCTATAGCTATCTCATGGCACCCAAGGTGCTGTTCGGCATCACCGTCATCGCGCTTCTTGTCGTTGCAGCGATATTTGCCCCGCTCATCGCGCCCTACGATCCCACGCGGCAGGATTTGATGCGCGCAATGACCGCGCCGCAATGGGGCGGGCCGCACTGGCTCGGGACCGATCACGTCGGCCGCGATCTTCTCAGCCGCATCATCTACGGCTCGCGCATCTCACTCGTCATCGGCCTTGCCGTGGTGATCGTCTCGGGCGCGGTCGGCGTCTTTCTTGGCGTCGTCTCGGGTTATTTCGGCGGACGGACGGACTCACTCATCCAGAAGGGGCTCGAGGTCTTCTGGGCGTTCCCGCCGCTGCTTCTGGCCATCGCCATCGTCGCCTTTCTCGGCCAGGGCCTCGGCATCATCGTCATCGCGCTCGCATCGCAACGCTGGATTCCCTATTGCCGCCTGGCGCGCGCCGAAACCATGGCGCTGCGCGAGCGCGAATTCGTCGTCGCCGCGCGCTCGCTCGGCGCATCCCCGGCGCGCATTCTCTCGCGCCACATCCTGCCGAACATCGTGCCATCCATGGTCGTCGTCGCGACCTTCGCCATGGCGACCGCCATCATCTCCGAAGCCGCGTTGAGCTTCCTCGGTCTCGGCGTGCCGCCCACCATCCCCACTTGGGGTTCGATGCTGGCCGATTCCCGCGCCTACATCAGCACATCGTGGTGGATGGCGCTTTTTCCCGGCCTTGCGATCTTCCTGACCGTCCTGTCGATCAACCTCGTCGGCGACGCGCTCAGAAGCCATTTCGATCCAAAACTCAAGAACATCTAG
- a CDS encoding ABC transporter permease, translating into MASYLVRRLIGVIPVLLMVSLMVFALTQLAPGDPVSMLVSDETSAEDRQRIVEAWGLDRPAPVQYLSFLQNAVTGDFGSSFRYREPVLDLVLARLPASIELAIYATLLAVLIGIPLGVLSAARPNSLLDNAGSLVGFFGVSMPNFWLGILLILVFAGTFNVLPSGGREPWGMDLPSITGFLTIDALIQGRFDAFWTALRHLALPAIVLGTSMTGIIMQLTRATVAESLREDYVMTARAKGLSERVVLWRHAFRNALVAVVTIIGLEFGALISGAIIVETVFSWPGIGMLLIQSITYRDYPLIVGLVLVYTTLFVLVNVLIDILYTTIDPRIRMK; encoded by the coding sequence ATGGCCAGCTATCTCGTCAGGCGCCTGATCGGGGTCATCCCCGTTCTGTTGATGGTGTCGCTTATGGTCTTTGCGCTGACGCAGCTCGCGCCGGGCGATCCGGTCAGCATGCTCGTCAGCGACGAAACGTCTGCGGAAGACCGCCAGCGGATCGTCGAAGCCTGGGGCCTCGACCGGCCGGCCCCGGTCCAGTATCTGAGCTTCCTGCAAAACGCCGTCACCGGCGATTTCGGTTCCTCCTTCCGCTACCGCGAGCCGGTCCTCGATCTGGTTCTGGCGCGGCTGCCCGCCAGCATCGAACTGGCGATCTACGCCACGCTTCTCGCCGTTCTCATCGGCATTCCGCTCGGTGTCCTGTCGGCAGCGCGTCCGAACTCCCTTCTCGACAATGCCGGCTCGCTCGTCGGCTTCTTCGGCGTGTCGATGCCCAATTTCTGGCTCGGCATCCTGCTCATTCTCGTCTTCGCCGGCACGTTCAACGTGCTGCCGTCCGGCGGACGTGAACCGTGGGGCATGGACCTGCCCTCCATAACCGGCTTCCTGACCATAGACGCGCTCATCCAGGGACGGTTCGATGCGTTCTGGACGGCGCTGCGTCATCTCGCCCTGCCGGCCATCGTTCTGGGCACGTCGATGACCGGCATCATCATGCAGCTCACCCGCGCCACCGTGGCCGAGAGCCTGCGCGAAGACTATGTCATGACGGCGCGCGCCAAGGGGCTTTCCGAGCGCGTCGTCCTGTGGCGCCACGCCTTCCGCAACGCGCTCGTTGCCGTGGTCACCATTATCGGTCTCGAATTCGGCGCGCTGATCTCGGGCGCGATCATCGTGGAGACGGTATTTTCCTGGCCGGGCATCGGAATGCTGCTCATCCAGAGCATCACCTATCGCGACTATCCGCTGATCGTCGGGCTGGTCCTCGTCTACACGACACTGTTCGTGCTGGTGAACGTCCTCATCGACATTCTCTACACGACCATCGATCCGCGCATCCGGATGAAGTGA